In Bacillus sp. S3, the sequence TTCTGTTTATGGAAATGAGCTCTTAAAGAATTTTGTTTTCAATGTTTGCGGCGCTAGCGGCAATTGGTCAATGGAAAACTTTATTGAAATGGAAATGGCGAAAATTCGCGAGACAGTCGGTGATAAAAAGGTTCTTTGTGCCTTGAGCGGCGGAGTGGACTCTTCCGTTGTTGCTGTTCTCATCCATAAAGCAATTGGTGATCAGTTAACTTGTATTTTCGTTGATCACGGCCTGCTTCGGAAAAATGAAGCGGATAGTGTGATGAAGACTTTCTCTGAAGGGTTCCATATGAATGTGATCAAAGTGGACGCGAAGGATCGTTTCTTATCGAAGCTCGAAGGGGTTTCCGATCCGGAGAAAAAGCGGAAAATTATTGGGAACGAGTTTATCTATGTATTTGATGATGAGGCAACTAAGCTCGAAGGAATTGAGTTTTTAGCCCAAGGAACGCTGTACACGGATATTATTGAAAGCGGCACAGCAACAGCACAAACGATAAAGTCACATCACAATGTTGGCGGACTGCCGGAAGATATGCAATTTAAATTGATTGAACCACTAAATACTTTGTTCAAAGATGAGGTTCGCGCACTTGGTACAGAGCTTGGCATTCCGGATGATATCGTTTGGAGACAGCCATTCCCTGGACCTGGTTTAGGTATCCGCGTCCTTGGTGCAATCTCTGAAGATAAGTTGGAGATTGTTCGTGAATCAGATTGGATTCTTCGTGAAGAAATTAAAAAGGCCGGTCTTGACCGTGAAATTTGGCAATACTTCACCGTACTTCCAGACATTCGCAGTGTCGGTGTGATGGGGGATACAAGAACCTATGATTATACAATTGGAATTCGGGCGGTCACCTCGATTGATGGGATGACTTCCGACTGGGCACGGATTCCGTGGGATGTACTTGAAGTCATCTCGACACGGCTTGTAAACGAGGTTGCACATGTCAATCGGGTTGTCTATGACATTACCTCTAAACCACCTGCAACGATTGAATGGGAATAATAAACAGTAAAATACGAACGATGTTAATTTTTTTCTATAACATCGTTCGTATTTTTTGTTTACAAGTTGGATTCTTCCTGTTAAACTAAAAAATGTGTTAAGGAACTTATATAATTGCATCGTATAATATTGGGAATATGGCCCAAAAGTTTCTACCGAGCTACCGTAAATGGCTTGACTACGAGGCAGTGTTTTGAATAGTGAGGCAGTCTTTTTCCTCTTTTTATTTATTGCACATGCCTAAAGTCAGACGCTCCGGTAGAGTATACCAGAGCGGTTTTTTGCATAATAAAGAAAAGATTTATAGGGGGAAATGAAAGTGCAAAAGTACTTTGAGTTTGAGAAGCATGGAACGAATTATCGCAGAGAAATTATCGGTGGATTTACCACTTTCTTAGCAATGGCTTATATACTGGTAGTTAACCCATTAACATTATCACTGGCGGCAGTTAAGGACTTCCCGGATGCCTTACGCATGGATTATGGTGCTGTATTCGTCGCTACTGCTTTAGCATCTGCAATTGGCTCGATCATTATGGGGCTGATTGGGAAATATCCAATGGCATTGGCGCCGGGAATGGGATTGAATGCCTTTTTTGCTTTCACGGTTGTGTTAGGCAGCGGAATTCCGTGGCAGCATGCACTGGGTGCCGTATTGATTTCCGGTGTGTTTTTCTTCTTACTGACATTAACAGGACTTCGTGAAAAAATTATCAATGCGATTCCCATTGATTTAAAGCATGCAGTCGGTGCAGGGATTGGCTTATTTATTACCTTTGTTGGTTTACAAAGTGCACAGATCATTGTCAATAATGATGCCACACTTGTTGGACTTGGAGATTTAACGGCAGGTGGTCCACTGCTTGCGATTTTTGGAATTATCGTCACTGTCATTATGATGACACGTGGCATTAAAGGTGCTGTTTTTTACGGAATGATGTTGACGGCTATTGTCGGCATGATTTTTGGCGAAATAAAAATGCCGCATCAAGTAGTCGGGCAGGTACCTAGTATAGCACCAACCTTTGGGGCTGCATTTTCCGCTTTTGGCGAGAGTTCATTTTATACAACAACGATGCTTGGAATTATCTTAACGTTTTTGTTTGTTGATTTCTTCGATAATGCAGGGACGTTGGTTGCGGTTGCCAGCCAAGCAGGTCTAATGAAGGATAACAAGCTTCCGCGTGCAGGACGGGCACTCATTTCTGATTCCGTTGCTACTAGTGTTGGGGCTGTTCTTGGAACATCGACAACTACTTCTTTCGTTGAGTCAACAGCGGGGGTTGCGGCAGGTGCTAGAACAGGATTTGCATCATTGGTAACTGCTGCATTATTTATTTTATCATTGTTTTTCTTTCCGTTATTATCAGTCATTACGGCACCCGTTACCACACCGGCATTGGTCATTGTGGGGGTATTGATGGTTACATCCTTAGGTAAAATTGATTGGAAACGGTTTGAAATTGCTGTTCCGGCCTTTTTAACAATGATCACGATGCCGCTTACTTATAGTATTGCGACAGGGATTGCCATGGGTTTCATCTTTTACCCGATTACCATGATCGTTAAGGGGCGGACAAAAGAAATTCACCCAATTATGTATTTCTTCTTTGTTATTTTTGTCCTATATTTCATCTTCTTAAAATAGTACGAAAGGGAACTGCAGATGGGCTGCAGTTCCTATTTTTTATTTTTGTAAACGACAAGATTTTACAAATTTCGCTATAGCGCTTCTGTATGATGTGGGTGTAGGTAGATAATGGAAATAGGGAGTGGTTATGTGAATATGCTAACCGTTCAGGAATTGCGCAAAAGCTTTGGGGATTTCGAGGCTGTAAAGGGAGTTTCATTTGCAGTCGAGAAAGGAGAGTCGTATGGGCTGCTTGGGCCAAATGGGGCAGGAAAGTCAACCACTATCAATATGATGACCGGATTGTTTCCGCCCACATCAGGGATCATTCGGATAAAGGATATCGATGTGGTGAAAAACCCGAAGCAAGCACAAAAATGGATTGGGGTTGTACCGCAGGAGATTGCCCTTTATCAGACGATGTCAGCACGGGAGAATTTAAAATTTTGGGGAAGAATGTACGATCTTTCAGGGAATGAGCTTGAGAAAAGTGTCGATCAAGTGCTTGAGATTATCGGTTTAACAGACCGGGCAAAGGATAAAGTTGAGACCTTTTCCGGCGGGATGAAGCGGCGGGTCAATATTGGGGCAGCGATTTTACATAAACCAGAATTGCTGATTATGGATGAGCCGACTGTTGGTATCGATCCGCAATCAAGAAATCACATTTTGGAAACGGTAAAACTTCTTAACAGTGAAGGGATGACGATCATTTATACCAGCCATTATATGGAGGAGGTTGAATACCTTTGTGAGCGGATTGGCATTGTTGACCATGGGCAATTAATTGCTTCCGGTACGTTACGTGAACTGCGGGAAACCATTGGTGATCATTCGCGGATTATTTTAACGATTGAGAAGGAAAGTGCAAATGTAGACCAGCTTAATCAGACGTTAACGGGCCTTTTTTCTTCAAATGATGTTCAAATCCAAGACCAGCAAGTGATGGTCTTTCATAAAGAGCCGCAATTGATATTAACAGAATTCATTCAGGCGGTGACCAAAACAGGCACAAAGGTTACCTCAGTGGATATCGTGGAACCGAACCTCGAAAGTGTCTTTTTGCATCTGACCGGACGAAATTTACGTGATTAGGGGGCGGAGAGGATGAAATATTGGTGGCTTGCATGGAAGGATCTCATACTTGTCGCGCGCGATAAAAAGGCCCTTTTAACTCTGATTTTAATGCCGCTGCTGTTAATCGCCATTTTAGGCTCGGCCTTTGGGGATATGATGAAGGAAGATGAAGAGTTTACAATCAAAAAATTCACCCTCGGGGTGGTTAATTTAGATCAGGGCCAGCTGAGCAAAGTCCTAACCGATGAAGTGTTTGCCAAAAGCTTATCAGAACAAATACAAGTGAAATATTATCAAGAAGAAGAAATGACCCAAAAAATAAAAGACCACAAACTTACCGTCGGCATCATCATCGAAAAAGACTTCACCCAATCATTGATGACAGGACAAGGAACGAAAGTAAAACTTTTATCGGTGCCTGACACCTTTATTAACTCAACCATTGTACAAAATGTGATTGAGCAGTTTTCGCGCTCGATACCAATTGAAGCTGCTGCGGCGCAAATGGCCCAGCCGGTGCAGGGAGGGAATCCAACCAGCCCGCTGCTGGAAGGGTACGGGGAAAAACCGCTGATTAAAGAAACAACAATCGATGCGAAAACGAAGCCGGTCAGCTCTTTTCAATATTACGCAGCTGCCATGGGTGTAATGTTTCTATTGATGACAGTCGTCCAAGGTGTTTCCACCATGATCCTCGAAAAAGAACAAGAGGTCTTTAAACGGCTGCTTCTTACAAATTTAACCTACCCCAATTATCTGTTTGGAAAATTGCTCGGCTTAATCAGTATTTGTTTGATGCAAGCATTTATCATCATTGCCGGTACCAGGCTTATTTTCGGGGTAGATTGGGGGCCGTCCGTTTCAAGTATAGTCATCATGACAGTAGCGTTTGTCATCAATGCGTGCGGACTTGGTGTGTTAGCGGGCTCGTTTATTAAAACAGAGAAATCGTTTAATGTGGCTGGCATGTTTGGAACACAAATCATGGCAGCTCTTGGCGGGAGTATGGTTCCATTGTATATATTCCCGGATTGGATCGTTTTCGCAACAAAGTTTATCCCTAATGGGCTGGCGCTGCAATCCTATTTAGATCTAATGTCAGGTGCGTCAATTATCAAGATCCTGCCGGCAATCGGCGGGTCATTAGGTCTTGGTCTGCTTTTTTTTGTCATTGGATTAATTCGCCTTTCATTCGAAAGGAGAGGGAAATATGCGTAAGATCTGGACGATTCTTTCACTTCATTTAAAAGAGTTTTTCAAATCCCCTGGGACGCTGGTGCTGATGTTTGTCATGCCGGCATTGTTTAGCTGGATTTTCGGAGGCATCTCTGTTAATTCAGAACAGACCAAACCAGTTGTTAACGTTGTTTCCGGTGATTCACCGGTCCATACAGAGATTCTGCATCTGTTAAAGCAGGAAGAAAATTATAGCTGGAAAAAGGTAACACGCAAGCAGGCTGAAAAAAATGTCTCTGCACAGGATGTGGTTGCTGCTGTCGTGCTGCCGAATGATATCAGCCAACGAATCACCGAAAAGAAACCGATATTTGACATAATTCTGCAGCGCAAGACGGAAAATTATCTAGCCTTATCTTCTCATATAGAGGGAACGGCAGGGGTGATTCTTCGTTCCTATCAGGTTGCATCCGCAAGGGATGAGGGCGCTTTTTCCGAAGTGCTCGAGACAATCGCTGCAAATAAAGGTGTGACAGTCGAAAAGCAAATCATTCAAAAAGATACCAATGATTCAGTAGTTATCAACCTGATGTTTGTTGGATTTGCCATCATGTTTATGATGTTCGGTCTGTCAGGAGCAGCCTCGGCAATCCTTGATGAACGAATTGGCGGTACATGGGGAAGGCTGATTGTTTCACCTGCAAGCAAACTGCAAATAAGCCTTGGCTATCTTTTGGCTTACTTTTTGATGGGGTGGATTCAATTTGCGGTATTAATGGCTGCTATGAATATCATGTTTGAAACAACCTGGGGAAGGTTATCTTATTTCATTCCCTTTGCATCACTCGTCATCCTATGTGTGGTGGGCTTCGGTCTCATGATTGCCGGGCTCGTCAAAACAAAGCAGCAAGCCTCGGCAATCAGTGCGGTTTTAATCGTGAGCACTTGTATGCTTGGCGGTGTTTATTGGCCGATTGATGTGGTACCGGAGATTATGCAAAAAATTGCCTTGGGCGTCCCGCAGACATGGGCGATGTCAGGCTTTAAAGAAATCATCAGCGGCAGCCTGCACACTGGAACCTTACTAAAAGATACTGCAGCACTGCTTGGATTTAGCGCATTGTTCTTTTTTATAGGTTTAAAAGGGATGAAATTTGAATAACTTCCCAGCTATGTTTTAGAAAAGTTGTCGAAAATGGTCGTTGACTTCCAGTGGAGCCTCTTATAACATTAAATATGAATGTATTAAGTAGGAACGGGGGGGAAACTGTTTGGCCAATTTATTAATTGATAAAGTATTGAATAATAATGTGCTAATCGCTAAACACCCTTCCTATGAAGAAGTTGTGTTAATAGGTAAAGGTATAGGGTTTAATCGAAAACACGGGGACTATATCGAAACTGAAGCAGTAGAAAAGCTGTTTGTATTGAAAAACGAAAAAGAGCAGCAAAACTACATTAAGCTACTTCCGTTTATCGATAACGAGTATTTAGAAGTCATTATTTCCTCGATTGACTTAATAAAACAGCGGACCCAATCTGTCTTAAATGAACATATTCATGTGGCGCTGACGGACCATTTAATGTTTGCTCTGACAAGAGCTTCGCAAGGAATGGAAATGCGAAATCCATTTCTAATTGAAACAAAGGCCCTTTACCACCGCGAGTATGAAATAGCGGAGGAAGTCGTTCGGTATATTAATGACAAGGCGGGAATAAGTCTGCCGGTTGGAGAGATTGGATTTATAGCTCTGCACATCCATAGTGCGATTACGAATAAAAATCTAACAGTAGTAAATCAACATTCGCAGCTTGTCAGCAGACTAGTTGAAATGGTAGAGAAGCAGTTTAAATTTGAAATCGATAAAGAAAGCATTGATTATATGAGACTCGTTCGTCATCTTCGCTTTGCTATTGAACGCGTAGAAAAGGGTGAAAGGGTAGCAGAACCGGAGAAAATTGCCTCCTTATTGAAAGAGGAATATCCTGTGTGCTATAATCTCTCGTGGAAACTCATTAAAGTGATGCAGCAATCATTAAAAAAGAAGGTCTTTGATGCAGAAGCAGTATATCTGACCATGCATTTACAAAGACTTCAAAACAAATTTAAATAGCGATTATTATAACGTGTTACTGATTCGACCAGGCATGAGTGTAAAGGACTTGAATTGAAGTTTTAGGGGTACTCTATTCCTATACCTTCATTCAATGGACCTTTTGCTCATGCCTTTTTTATTGTTCATTTTATTGAAAAATGTAAACGTTTTATGGGCTTGAATCCTTTCAGGAGGTAATTTACATGTTTAAAAGAGTTTTCGGGGTCTTACAAAAGATTGGTAAAGCATTAATGTTGCCGGTAGCCCTTTTGCCGGCCGCGGGTTTATTGTTGGGGATAGGAAATGCCTTGCAACAAGAAACAATGCTGCACTATCTGCCATTTTTAGATGTTCATTGGATACAACTAGTGGCAAGTGTCATGGAAGATGCAGGCGGAATTATTTTTGGTAATTTGGCACTTATCTTCGCCGCAGGTGTTGCGATAGGTTTAGCGGGTGATGGTGCCGCAGCACTTGCTGCCATCGTTGGTTACTTAGTGTTAAATCAGGTTATGAGTTCATGGTTAGGTGTTACAGCAAAAATGCTCGCTGAGAATCCGAGCTATGCCAGTGTTTTGGGGATTCCTACCTTACAAACCGGTGTATTTGGCGGTATTACCGTCGGTCTGATTGCAGCATTTTGCTATAATCGTTACCATGATATTGAAATGCCTTCATTTCTTGGCTTCTTTGCAGGCAAACGCTTTGTTCCGATAGCAACATCAGGCTTATCGCTAATTGCTGGTTTATTGTTATTAGTTATCTGGCCGCCGATTCAACAGGCTATGAATAGTGCATCCGTGTGGCTTATGGGCGAGGGAACGTATATCGCTGTCTTCTTCTTTGGATTTATTAAGCGATTGCTCATTCCGTTCGGTTTACACCATATTTTCCATGCGCCATTTTGGTATGAATTTGGTTCTTATAAGGATGCAGCGGGCCATATTGTTCGTGGAGATATGACCATCTTCTTCGCCCAGTTAAAGGATAATGTAAAAATTACAGCTGGAAACTTTATGGGGGGAGAATTCCCAATTATGATGTTTGGGTTGCCAGCTGCAGCGTTAGCTATGTATCACACCGCACGGCCGGAGAGGAAAAAGCTAGTTGCCGGTTTGCTTGCCTCGGGTGCTTTAACGTCATTCCTAACAGGGATCACAGAGCCGCTTGAATTTTCTTTTATGTTTGTATCTCCCGTCCTTTTCGTTCTTCATGCTGTATTGGATGGCCTTTCATTTGTATTAATGGCCGTTTTTAATGTTCATTTAGGTTATACCTTCTCAGGTGGCGCCATCGACTTTTTCTTATTTGGTATCTTACCAGGAAGAGAGAAATGGTGGATTGCAATTCTTTTAGGACTTTGTTTCGCCGTTATTTACTATGTAGTCTTCCGATTCGCCATTACTAAATTTAATTTAATGACCCCAGGCCGGGAAGCAATAGAAGAAGTGGATGAAGTAAGCAATAAAGGAAAAGCCGAGGACTTACCTTATAATATCCTTAATGCCATGGGAGGGCAGGAAAACATTGCTCATCTTGATGCTTGCATTACCCGTCTTCGTGTTTCAGTAAATGATGCAAAGAATGTGGATAAGGAAGAGTTGAAGAAATTGGGTGCATCAGGTGTCCAAGAAGTAGGAAACAATATTCAAGCAATCTTCGGACCGCGTTCAGAAATAATTAAGAGCCAAATGATAGATATAATGGTAGGAAAAAGACCGCGTGCAATCGAAAAAGCATTGGAAGAAAGGGGAGAACAACAAATTGAAGAAGCCTTCACATCAGAACGTGAGACCGATGATGTGTTTGCCGCGCCGTTAACAGGAGAAATCAAATCGATTACAGAAGTCCCTGATCAAGTGTTTGCTGGAAAAATGATGGGTGACGGCTTTGCGATTGTACCGGCAGACGGAAGGGTAGTGTCACCTGTAGATGGGAAAATCGTTAACCTATTCCCTACGAAACATGCGATTGGTATCCTCTCAGATAGCGGCCGAGAAATATTAATTCACATTGGGATTGATACGGTTAACCTAAAAGGAAAATGTTTTGAATTATTGGTTTCTGAAAATGATCGTGTTGAAAAAGGCCAGCCGTTATTAAACGTAGATCTAGACTATATTAAAGCGAATGCCACATCTACAATAACTCCAATTGTTTTCACTAACTTAGCAGAAGGTGAAAGAATCGTTATTAAGAAGAAAGGTCTTGTTGAACTTAAACAAGAAGGCATTGTAAAGATAACAAAATAAGAAAAGCCGGCCAATCGGGCCGGCTTTTCTTATTTTGTTAAAAAAGTACTATTTTGTTGTTGACCTTTTATTAGCTCGGTGTTATTATATTAAAGCAGTCGTTAATGCCGAGTTCACATTATGAAGATGTTTAAAACATTTTCAAAAAAGTGTTGACTTGAAGAAAACGACATGTTATATTAATAAAGTTGCTTCTGAACGAAGTAATGAAATTGTTCTTTGAAAACTAAACAAACAAAAACGTCAACAAACAATAAATTATTAGTTTCTTCTATAGAAACTAAGCCAACGTTTTAAATTATGAGCTAATCAACTCAACCTTTTTGGAGAGTTTGATCCTGGCTCAGGACGAACGCTGGCGGCGTGCCTAATACATGCAAGTCGAGCGAATCATTGGGAGCTTGCTCCCGTTGGTTAGCGGCGGACGGGTGAGTAACACGTGGGCAACCTGCCTGTAAGACTGGGATAACTTCGGGAAACCGGAGCTAATACCGGATAATTCTTTCCCTCTCATGAGGGAAAGCTGAAAGTCGGTTTCGGCTGACACTTACAGATGGGCCCGCGGCGCATTAGCTAGTTGGTGAGGTAACGGCTCACCAAGGCGACGATGCGTAGCCGACCTGAGAGGGTGATCGGCCACACTGGGACTGAGACACGGCCCAGACTCCTACGGGAGGCAGCAGTAGGGAATCTTCCACAATGGACGAAAGTCTGATGGAGCAACGCCGCGTGAGCGATGAAGGCCTTCGGGTCGTAAAGCTCTGTTGTTAGGGAAGAACAAGTACCGGAGTAACTGACGGTACCTTGACGGTACCTAACCAGAAAGCCACGGCTAACTACGTGCCAGCAGCCGCGGTAATACGTAGGTGGCAAGCGTTGTCCGGAATTATTGGGCGTAAAGCGCGCGCAGGCGGTCCTTTAAGTCTGATGTGAAAGCCCACGGCTCAACCGTGGAGGGTCATTGGAAACTGGGGGACTTGAGTGCAGAAGAGGAAAGCGGAATTCCACGTGTAGCGGTGAAATGCGTAGAGATGTGGAGGAACACCAGTGGCGAAGGCGGCTTTCTGGTCTGTAACTGACGCTGAGGCGCGAAAGCGTGGGGAGCAAACAGGATTAGATACCCTGGTAGTCCACGCCGTAAACGATGAGTGCTAAGTGTTAGGGGGTTTCCGCCCCTTAGTGCTGCAGCTAACGCATTAAGCACTCCGCCTGGGGAGTACGGCCGCAAGGCTGAAACTCAAAGGAATTGACGGGGGCCCGCACAAGCGGTGGAGCATGTGGTTTAATTCGAAGCAACGCGAAGAACCTTACCAGGTCTTGACATCCTCTGACACTCCTAGAGATAGGACGTTCCCCTTCGGGGGACAGAGTGACAGGTGGTGCATGGTTGTCGTCAGCTCGTGTCGTGAGATGTTGGGTTAAGTCCCGCAACGAGCGCAACCCTTGATCTTAGTTGCCAGCATTCAGTTGGGCACTCTAAGGTGACTGCCGGTGACAAACCGGAGGAAGGTGGGGATGACGTCAAATCATCATGCCCCTTATGACCTGGGCTACACACGTGCTACAATGGATGGTACAAAGGGCTGCGAGACCGCAAGGTTTAGCCAATCCCATAAAACCATTCTCAGTTCGGATTGCAGGCTGCAACTCGCCTGCATGAAGCCGGAATCGCTAGTAATCGCGGATCAGCATGCCGCGGTGAATACGTTCCCGGGCCTTGTACACACCGCCCGTCACACCACGAGAGTTTGTAACACCCGAAGTCGGTGGGGTAACCGTAAGGAGCCAGCCGCCTAAGGTGGGACAGATGATTGGGGTGAAGTCGTAACAAGGTAGCCGTATCGGAAGGTGCGGCTGGATCACCTCCTTTCTAAGGATAATGCAGTCCTTCGGACTGATAATAAGGTTGACGTTTCTTGTTTGTTTAGTTTTGAGGGAGCAATTCTCTCAAAGCTTTTTTTAATCGTTCCTTGAAAACTAGATAATCGTAAGAAGAAGCAAAGTAAACATCGAGTAATCGCCATTTTAGTTTTTCTCTCTTATTGAATAAGAGTTATAAACCTTTTTAGGTTAAGTTAGAAAGGGCGCACGGTGAATGCCTTGGCACTAGGAGCCGATGAAGGACGGGACTAACACCGATATGCTTCGGGGAGCTGTAAGTAAGCTTTGATCCGGAGATTTCCGAATGGGGAAACCCACTGTTCGTAATGGAACAGTATCTTTACCTGAATACATAGGGTATAGAAGGCATACCCGGGGAACTGAAACATCTAAGTACCCGGAGGAAGAGAAAGCAAACGCGATTCCCTGAGTAGCGGCGAGCGAAACGGGACATAGCCCAAACCAAGAGGCTTGCCTCTTGGGGTTGTAGGACACTCAACATGGAGTTACAAAGGAACGGGGTAAATGAAGTGACCTGGAAAGGTCAGCCAGAGAAGGTAAAAGCCCTGTAGTTGAAACTTCGTTCCCTCCTGAGTGGATCCTGAGTACGGCCGGACACGTGAAATCCGGTCGGAAGCAGGGAGGACCATCTCCCAAGGCTAAATACTCCCTAGTGACCGATAGTGAACCAGTACCGTGAGGGAAAGGTGAAAAGCACCCCGGAAGGGGAGTGAAATAGTTCCTGAAACCGTGTGCCTACAAGTAGTCAGAGCCCGTTTATGGGTGATGGCGTGCCTTTTGTAGAATGAACCGGCGAGTTACGATCCCATGCAAGGTTAAGTTGAAGAGACGGAGCCGCAGCGAAAGCGAGTCTGAATAGGGCGTTTGAGTATGTGGTCGTAGACCCGAAACCAGGTGATCTACCCATGTCCAGGGTGAAGTCCAGGTAACACTGGATGGAGGCCCGAACCCACGCACGTTGAAAAGTGCGGGGATGAGGTGTGGGTAGCGGAGAAATTCCAATCGAACTTGGAGATAGCTGGTTCTCTCCGAAATAGCTTTAGGGCTAGCCTCACGTTGTTAGAGTCTTGGAGGTAGAGCACTGTTTGGACTAGGGGCCCTCATCGGGTTACCGAATTCAGACAAACTCCGAATGCCAAAGACTTATCCGTGGGAGTCAGACTGCGAGTGATAAGATCCGTAGTCGAAAGGGAAACAGCCCAGACCACCAGCTAAGGTCCCAAAGTATACGTTAAGTGGAAAAGGATGTGGAGTTGCTTAGACAACCAGGATGTTGGCTTAGAAGCAGCCACCATTTAAAGAGTGCGTAATAGCTCACTGGTCGAGTGACTCTGCGCCGAAAATGTACCGGGGCTAAACGTATCACCGAAGCTGTGGATTGACACCGTTGGTGTCAGTGGTAGGAGAGCGTTCTAAGGGCGTTGAAGCTAGACCGTAAGGACTGGTGGAGCGCTTAGAAGTGAGAATGCCGGTATGAGTAGCGAAAGATGAGTGAGAATCTCATCCACCGTATGCCTAAGGTTTCCTGAGGAAGGCTCGTCCGCTCAGGGTTAGTCGGGACCTAAGCCGAGGCCGAAAGGCGTAGGCGATGGACAACAGGTTGATATTCCTGTACCACCTATGAATCGTTTGAGTGATGGGGGGACGCAGGAGGATAGGGTAAGCGCGCTGTTGGATATGCGCGTCTAAGCAGTTAGGCTGGTGAATAGGAAAATCCGTTCACCGTAAAGGCTGAGCTGTGACAGCGAGGGAAATTTAGTACCGAAGTTCCTGATTCCACACTGCCAAGAAAAGCCTCTAGCGAGATTCAAGGTGCCCGTACCGCAAACCGACACAGGTAGGCGAGGAGAGAATCCTAAGGTGAGCGAGAGAACTCTCGTTAAGGAACTCGGCAAAATGACCCCGTAACTTCGGGAGAAGGGGTGCTCTTTAGGG encodes:
- the ptsG gene encoding glucose-specific PTS transporter subunit IIBC, with product MFKRVFGVLQKIGKALMLPVALLPAAGLLLGIGNALQQETMLHYLPFLDVHWIQLVASVMEDAGGIIFGNLALIFAAGVAIGLAGDGAAALAAIVGYLVLNQVMSSWLGVTAKMLAENPSYASVLGIPTLQTGVFGGITVGLIAAFCYNRYHDIEMPSFLGFFAGKRFVPIATSGLSLIAGLLLLVIWPPIQQAMNSASVWLMGEGTYIAVFFFGFIKRLLIPFGLHHIFHAPFWYEFGSYKDAAGHIVRGDMTIFFAQLKDNVKITAGNFMGGEFPIMMFGLPAAALAMYHTARPERKKLVAGLLASGALTSFLTGITEPLEFSFMFVSPVLFVLHAVLDGLSFVLMAVFNVHLGYTFSGGAIDFFLFGILPGREKWWIAILLGLCFAVIYYVVFRFAITKFNLMTPGREAIEEVDEVSNKGKAEDLPYNILNAMGGQENIAHLDACITRLRVSVNDAKNVDKEELKKLGASGVQEVGNNIQAIFGPRSEIIKSQMIDIMVGKRPRAIEKALEERGEQQIEEAFTSERETDDVFAAPLTGEIKSITEVPDQVFAGKMMGDGFAIVPADGRVVSPVDGKIVNLFPTKHAIGILSDSGREILIHIGIDTVNLKGKCFELLVSENDRVEKGQPLLNVDLDYIKANATSTITPIVFTNLAEGERIVIKKKGLVELKQEGIVKITK